A single genomic interval of Candidatus Hydrogenedentota bacterium harbors:
- a CDS encoding LptF/LptG family permease, whose product MNRYDRYLTRRMIETQFKVLVSMILLVSVIDLIVTRQDAILKYQVPLTVVLRYYITLIPTILFEFQAAAIAVLVAALIVLGKAAQDREITALLAG is encoded by the coding sequence ATGAACCGCTACGACCGCTACCTCACAAGGCGCATGATCGAGACCCAATTCAAAGTGCTCGTGTCCATGATTCTGCTTGTGTCGGTTATTGATCTGATTGTCACCCGACAGGACGCCATCCTAAAATATCAAGTGCCCCTTACCGTTGTACTCCGTTATTATATAACCCTTATTCCGACCATTCTCTTTGAATTTCAGGCCGCTGCCATTGCCGTACTCGTGGCTGCGCTGATCGTGTTGGGCAAAGCCGCCCAGGACCGAGAGATCACAGCCTTGCTTGCAGGGG